Within Deltaproteobacteria bacterium, the genomic segment GATAATTTTGCGGATTTTTTCGTGGTTGGGTAGTGAGTGGTTGATTTGCTCTACGTCATTCCATATTAGTTCGCTAACGATGGGGTTATCGTGCAATGGATCTTCGAGTGACATTTTTTTGCTTCTCGCGTATTGCAATACTTCCTTCTCGTTAATAACTACGATTGCAACGCAAAAAGCTCTCCCTTCGCCTACTAGCATGGCTTGATCTATGTATTTGCTAGATTTCAGCCTATCCTCTATCGGCACGGGTGCTATGTTCTTTCCATAGGATGTTACGATTATTTCCTTTTTTCGCCCTACAATGGAAAGATGGTTTTCGTTATCTATCGAACCAAGATCCCCAGTATGGAACCAGCCTTCCGCATCCCATGACATTTTAGTTGCTGTCGGGCGAGCGTAGTATCCCACCGCAACGTTTGGTCCTCTAAAACATATCTCGCCATCCGGCTCTATCTTTATTTCAATATCAGGCGCAAGCACTGGGCCAACAGCTCCAAGTTTTAACTTATCGGGTCTATTTACGTTTGTTGCTACGCATGTCTCCGTAAGCCCATAACCTTCGACGATTTTTATGCCCAACATGTCGAAGAATTGTGCTACTTCGAGGTTGAGCTTTGCGCCACCAGATAGAATATATTCGAGTTTGGAACCAAACAACGATAACTGAATCTTCGCTCTAATCGACGTTAACAGACAGTGAAGAAGTTTCCACACTATGTTGCAATGGCTCGCGCAGGAGGAAGAGGAATAGTTTTTTGTGGAAGCCATCAACGTCAGGCGCAGCAAATAGTTGCTTAAGCCGTTTTCATTTGCCTTGGCTTCAATGGCCTCCTTCATCTTTTCGAGAATTCGTGGAACTACCGGAACTACGTGTACATTGCTCTCAGCTAGATCGATAGCAAGTGACTTTTGATTTAGACGAGATGAGTGCCTGTCCGCAACTCCAGGGAATTTTAGTGAAGCCGAAGTTAGAAACCCCAATAGTCCAATTAATTTTGCGAAGGAATGTGCCAATGGAAGAAACAGCATTATGTCGCAGTTTTCTGGCAGTATTCCGCTTTCCAAGACTTGCCTAACGTTAGCGAGGTGATTGCCATGAGTTTGCATGACTCCTTTAGGAGCGCCCGTAGTGCCAGAAGTGTAGACGAGAGAGGCAAGATCAGTTCTCTTAACGGACTGCCAAGTATCGATGGGCTTATCTAAAGGCATCTGAAAGATTTGCTCGAGTGATACATTTAATGGATGCTCAGTTGTGTTCTCAAACGAAACTATGTGCGCGATGTCAATAGCAGTGTTTAACTCAGACCTGTCTTCGGTCGCAGGGAAATCATAGCGGCTAGCCATTATAGTCACTAACTTGTCTAGCTGCTCCTGGTTTTCTACGAAAACAATCTTTGAATCTGAATCAAACAGAATGTAGGCAATGTCCTTGGGAGGGAGCGATTGATATATGGACACGACTATGCCGCCTGCCGACATGATAGCAAAATCAGCTTCTAGCCATTCGGGACGACTTGCGGAAAGAATAGCAACTTTTGTGCCTAAGGTGACTCCTAGCGACGCCAAGTGATTAGCTATCTTGTCGATTCGCTCTCTAGCGCCTTGGTATGAAGTGCTAACCCACCTCCGGTGTTTGTCCTTAGTAATGCAGTGCTCAGCAATCAGAGACTGAGAATACAGGACTTTGTCTGAATAAGTAGACGATATTTCTCGAAAAGCTTCGACCAAGTTATTATAATGCTTCATATATTTGTTTGCCCCTCATAGTTATTTTTATTAATTAAGTTAGCAAAGCGCAATGTCGATTAATAAGAAGCGTGTTGTATTGGTATCAACCTATAGCTGTTAACATTAAAGTGTTTTTAAAGTTATTTGACTATAAGCTACTGTTATTATGGAAAATAAAGTAATGGCTGGTGATCCACACTCATATAG encodes:
- a CDS encoding long-chain fatty acid--CoA ligase, which translates into the protein MKHYNNLVEAFREISSTYSDKVLYSQSLIAEHCITKDKHRRWVSTSYQGARERIDKIANHLASLGVTLGTKVAILSASRPEWLEADFAIMSAGGIVVSIYQSLPPKDIAYILFDSDSKIVFVENQEQLDKLVTIMASRYDFPATEDRSELNTAIDIAHIVSFENTTEHPLNVSLEQIFQMPLDKPIDTWQSVKRTDLASLVYTSGTTGAPKGVMQTHGNHLANVRQVLESGILPENCDIMLFLPLAHSFAKLIGLLGFLTSASLKFPGVADRHSSRLNQKSLAIDLAESNVHVVPVVPRILEKMKEAIEAKANENGLSNYLLRLTLMASTKNYSSSSCASHCNIVWKLLHCLLTSIRAKIQLSLFGSKLEYILSGGAKLNLEVAQFFDMLGIKIVEGYGLTETCVATNVNRPDKLKLGAVGPVLAPDIEIKIEPDGEICFRGPNVAVGYYARPTATKMSWDAEGWFHTGDLGSIDNENHLSIVGRKKEIIVTSYGKNIAPVPIEDRLKSSKYIDQAMLVGEGRAFCVAIVVINEKEVLQYARSKKMSLEDPLHDNPIVSELIWNDVEQINHSLPNHEKIRKII